From the Euphorbia lathyris chromosome 6, ddEupLath1.1, whole genome shotgun sequence genome, one window contains:
- the LOC136233159 gene encoding probable inositol transporter 2, with product MEGGVVIADTSAFRDCFSLAWKNPYVLRLAFSAGIGGLLFGYDTGVISGALLYIRDDFKSVDRKTVLQESIVSMAVAGAIIGAAVGGWLNDRFGRKKALLCADFLFFLGAVIMATAPSPFPLIIGRIFVGFGVGMASMTAPLYISEASPAKIRGALVSTNGFLITGGQFLSYLINLAFTQVPGTWRWMLGVAGIPALLQFFLMLYLPESPRWLYRKGREEEAIAILRKIYSAEDVEKEIQDLQDSIDQEMKEVGNSEKNIFKLWKTKTVRRGLIAGVGLQVFQQFVGINTVMYYSPTIVQLAGYASNQTALLLSLVTSGLNAFGSIVSIYFIDRTGRKKLLIISLIGVIFSLAVLTGVFHETTTHSPIVKPATDLVFRNQTCPDYTSAADVASWDCMKCLKATHPDCGFCSSAADKLQPGVCLVSNDEVKGLCRKGSSEWYTRGCPSKYGWLALIGLALYIIFFSPGMGTVPWIVNSEIYPLRFRGVCGGIAATANWISNLIVAQSFLTLTQSIGTDWTFLLFGVLSVVALFFVIICVPETKGLPIEEVEKMLEMRTLQFKFWENNKSGPDEKKQPQV from the exons ATGGAGGGAGGGGTTGTAATAGCAGATACCTCTGCTTTTAGAGATTGTTTCTCTTTGGCTTGGAAAAATCCTTATGTTCTTCGCCTCGCCTTCTCTGCTGGCATTGGCGGTCTCCTTTTCGGTTATGACACAG GTGTGATTTCTGGTGCCCTTCTTTACATCAGAGATGACTTCAAGTCTGTGGATAGAAAAACTGTCTTACAG GAGAGCATTGTGAGCATGGCAGTGGCAGGAGCAATCATAGGAGCAGCAGTTGGTGGATGGCTGAATGATCGTTTTGGAAGGAAAAAAGCACTTCTTTGTgcagattttctattttttcttggAGCTGTGATCATGGCTACTGCTCCTAGCCCTTTTCCGCTCATCATTGGTCGAATATTTGTTGGATTCGGTGTAGGAATGGCTTCCATGACAGCTCCTTTGTACATTTCAGAAGCTTCCCCAGCCAAAATTCGTGGTGCTCTTGTTAGTACCAATGGATTTCTTATTACTGGTGGCCAGTTTCTTTCATATCTAATTAACTTAGCCTTCACTCAG GTACCCGGAACATGGAGATGGATGCTTGGAGTTGCTGGCATTCCTGCTTTGCTGCAATTCTTCCTCATGCTGTATCTTCCAGAATCACCCAGATGGCTATACCGAAAG GGCAGGGAAGAGGAAGCCATAGCCATATTGAGGAAAATCTACTCTGCTGAAGATGTTGAAAAAGAGATCCAAGATCTGCAAGACTCTATTGATCAAGAAATGAAGGAAGTAGGAAATTCTGAGAAGAACATCTTCAAACTATGGAAAACCAAAACAGTTAGAAGAGGATTAATAGCCGGTGTTGGTCTTCAGGTCTTCCAGCAGTTTGTTGGAATCAACACAGTTATGTATTACAGTCCTACAATAGTTCAATTGGCCGGTTATGCTTCTAACCAAACCGCGCTTCTTCTGTCACTCGTCACTTCTGGACTCAATGCATTTGGCTCCATTGTCAGCATATACTTCATTGACAGGACTGGAAGAAAGAAACTATTGATTATCAGCTTAATTGGTGTCATATTTTCACTTGCTGTTCTAACAGGAGTTTTTCATGAGACTACTACTCACTCACCGATTGTTAAACCTGCAACCGACTTAGTCTTCAGGAACCAAACTTGCCCTGATTATACTTCTGCTGCTGATGTTGCTTCTTGGGACTGTATGAAGTGCTTGAAGGCTACACATCCAGACTGCGGCTTTTGTTCTTCAGCTGCGGACAAG CTTCAGCCTGGTGTATGTTTGGTCTCAAATGATGAAGTGAAGGGTCTTTGCCGGAAAGGCAGCAGTGAATGGTACACAAGGGGATGTCCAAGCAAATATGGATGGCTTGCACTAATTGGGTTGGCACTTTACATAATCTTCTTCTCTCCGGGAATGGGAACGGTTCCATGGATTGTGAATTCAGAAATATACCCTTTAAGGTTCAGaggagtgtgtggaggaatagcAGCAACAGCAAACTGGATTTCAAACCTTATAGTTGCACAATCCTTTTTGACACTGACACAGTCTATTGGGACTGATTGGACATTCTTATTGTTTGGAGTTCTGTCTGTGGTTGCTTTGTTCTTTGTCATAATATGTGTGCCTGAGACGAAGGGGTTACCAATCGAGGAAGTTGAGAAGATGCTGGAAATGAGGACTTTACAGTTCAAGTTTTGGGAAAATAATAAGTCTGGACCAGATGAGAAAAAACAACCTCAAGTTTGA